The following nucleotide sequence is from Drosophila takahashii strain IR98-3 E-12201 chromosome 3L, DtakHiC1v2, whole genome shotgun sequence.
TCGCACTATATACACACATGTGATTTTTCACCTTCGTAtgtattcaaatttaattaatttatttatatccaCTAATCAGGCCGATAAGTGGGCTGACAGAAAGTGTTCTGCCCGTGCTTATCTTATCGGTCTGCTGGCCATTTCGAGGCGCTCGCTCAATAACCGCTCGATGCTCCTCCGTTTATCAAACGGCGTCCGAACAGTCGGCTAACTTGATTCGCCGCGTTCACGAGTTGGCCGTCCGACAGGTGTGAAATTTACTATATAGCCAAATATCGGCGACACAAAGTGCAAAAATAATGACAAACTCGAGTAGACAAACAAGACAGCAGCAGCGGTTCCAATGAAAAGAGTGCCAAGTAAACAGTCAACAAATCAATTTGACAAATAATTGAAAACGGAAACGTCGCAACGATTCTGAAGTCCGTGGATTTTAACTGCGTTACGCAGTGTTTCCAGtgattataaattaaagccCAAAAATGCCGATGTTACCAACGATTGAGGAGGAGGGCAAGCTGTCCTGGCTTCGCGTCATGTGGAAGTATCGCCTTCAATTTCAGTCCATGGCCTCGGGTAATAATAATCAAAGGAACCCATGGAGGATCTTCAGTTTTTAACCCCATTTCTGTGTGTCCCACAGCTTCGATTGTCTTCGTGGGCTGTGGAATGCGTTTGGCCTGGTCAATCTTTGATACGCCCGCCGGAAAGTTCCTCAATAACAATAATACGCACAACCTGATGATGAGCTGGTTCATCGGAGCTGCCCTGGGCGCCCTTTTGGCCGCACTTTTTGTACAAAGGGTCACCAAAAATGTGGCATATGTAAGTGATTTTATGGCTcgccatttattattttataattattattttaacctaCTGTGTGCAAAACTCCCACCCATCTTTGCCCTTTTTCATGCCACCAATAATTGACTCTGCAGGCATAAGCACTCGGCCATTATCAATCCAATAAACTGATAAGGCGATCGCGTTTAACCTGCATTGGCCATTAAGTGGCGATAGGAAACTGGGCGGTAAGCGAGGGCTGATCGATTGGTTCCTGGGATTTTCCAAGTGGAATTTGTATTACACAAAAAGGCAATTATTATAAATGGTTTTCCAGAAATAGTTGGGGTGATAAGCCGAAAAGGTTAGAAATTGAGAATGACGTATTTAAatgctaaataaaaaaattatgatgattattatcttataatttttttatatattaaaatatttttagaattatactaaacttattttaaaactaaactcGATTTATAACCTCTCTAAAATCTTCTAAAATTTCTGCTTTATTTTACAGACCTCCAGTGGCTTTCTGATGATCATGGCCGGCATTCTGAATATAGTTCTGCCCCAACATTTCCTGGCCGCCTGCTACAGTAGCGTGAGTGTAGGTGCCGCCTATGGGCTTACCCAGGTTCAGGCTCTGGTCACAGGATCCGAGGTGGCCCACAAGTCCATCCGAGGGATGCTGCTCAGCTGCGAGAAGGTCTTCCTGTGGCTGGGCGTCTGCGTGCAAGTGTTCTACACGCGTGTTTGGCGCAATCTGAGGCCCCTGGACTCGCAGGGCTACGAGTTGCACATCGATCAGTTGCACGGAATTGGGATGGCTGGCCTGGGAGTGGCAGCTGTTATCCTGGCACTGGCCCACCGACTGGAGTCgccactgctgctgttgcaccaGGAACGAGACATGGCAGTGGGGGATACCCTCAAGGCGCTACATGGACAGTCCACCACCGAGTTGGTGAGATTGAGGGAGGACTGCCGACAGCTGCATAGTGCTCGGGATTGGGAGCGATTCGTGGAGGAGCCGGAGGAATCTGCCTCGGTGGCAGGCTGGAGGATCTGGGCCCGCCGACTCCTGCCCTTCGTGAAGGTCCTGCTGCTCCGGTGCTTTGCCACCCTGGCCGTGTCCTTGAGCTACAACCGTGCCTTTGTGGTGGTCAGCTGGCATGGCCTCGAATGCGATATGAGCTGCATGTACTGGCTGGCATTTGCCGGTCTCGGAGGTAGCATCCTGGGAGCCTTCATTGTGGATCGGCAGGGTCGCAGGAAGCTCTGCTCCCTCTCCCTCTTCTTCGCCGGCATTGTGATTGTGATGGTGGGTGGCGTCTTCGAGCATCTGGAGTCCGTGAAGAGATCCTTCTACGACATAAATCTACTGGCCATTGCATTACTAATGCTTCTATTCGAGATAATAGTGGCTG
It contains:
- the LOC108056651 gene encoding uncharacterized protein isoform X2; protein product: MIMAGILNIVLPQHFLAACYSSVSVGAAYGLTQVQALVTGSEVAHKSIRGMLLSCEKVFLWLGVCVQVFYTRVWRNLRPLDSQGYELHIDQLHGIGMAGLGVAAVILALAHRLESPLLLLHQERDMAVGDTLKALHGQSTTELVRLREDCRQLHSARDWERFVEEPEESASVAGWRIWARRLLPFVKVLLLRCFATLAVSLSYNRAFVVVSWHGLECDMSCMYWLAFAGLGGSILGAFIVDRQGRRKLCSLSLFFAGIVIVMVGGVFEHLESVKRSFYDINLLAIALLMLLFEIIVAGGVAVPALIYTAEAFSIAHKARCLAGILILEQLLQLGLLLATFEHYITVSVFFFTIGSLSFIVGLMVFMLMPETRQLTLYECLLKFKKVP
- the LOC108056651 gene encoding uncharacterized protein isoform X1 translates to MPMLPTIEEEGKLSWLRVMWKYRLQFQSMASASIVFVGCGMRLAWSIFDTPAGKFLNNNNTHNLMMSWFIGAALGALLAALFVQRVTKNVAYTSSGFLMIMAGILNIVLPQHFLAACYSSVSVGAAYGLTQVQALVTGSEVAHKSIRGMLLSCEKVFLWLGVCVQVFYTRVWRNLRPLDSQGYELHIDQLHGIGMAGLGVAAVILALAHRLESPLLLLHQERDMAVGDTLKALHGQSTTELVRLREDCRQLHSARDWERFVEEPEESASVAGWRIWARRLLPFVKVLLLRCFATLAVSLSYNRAFVVVSWHGLECDMSCMYWLAFAGLGGSILGAFIVDRQGRRKLCSLSLFFAGIVIVMVGGVFEHLESVKRSFYDINLLAIALLMLLFEIIVAGGVAVPALIYTAEAFSIAHKARCLAGILILEQLLQLGLLLATFEHYITVSVFFFTIGSLSFIVGLMVFMLMPETRQLTLYECLLKFKKVP